The Camelus ferus isolate YT-003-E chromosome 4, BCGSAC_Cfer_1.0, whole genome shotgun sequence genome has a segment encoding these proteins:
- the IER5L gene encoding immediate early response gene 5-like protein has protein sequence MECALDAQSLISISLRKIHSSRTQRGGIKLHKNLLVSYVLRNARQLYLSERYAELYRRQQQQQQQQQQPPHHQHQHLAYAAPGMPASATDFGPLQLGGGGDAEAREPVARHQLHQLHQLHQLHLQQQLHQHQHPAPRGCAAAAAGAPAGGAGALSELPGCAALQPLHGAPHRGQPLEPLQPGPAPLPPPAPSALCPRDPRTSAACSVPSAPPGAAPQAAAAPSPPASPAPASSPGFYRGAYPAPSDFGVHCSSQTTVLDLDTHVVTTVENGYLHQDCCASAHCPCCGQGAPGPGLASAAGCKRKYYPGQEEDDDDEEDAGDLGAEPPGGAPFTPCKRARFEDFCPDSSPDASNISNLISIFGSGFTGLVSRQPDSSEQPPPLNGQLCAKQALASLGAWTRAIVAF, from the coding sequence ATGGAGTGCGCCCTGGACGCCCAGAGCCTGATCAGCATCTCCCTGCGCAAGATCCACAGCTCCCGGACCCAGCGCGGCGGCATCAAGCTGCACAAGAACCTCCTGGTGTCCTACGTGCTCCGCAACGCGCGCCAGCTCTACCTGAGCGAGCGCTACGCCGAGCTCTACCggcgccagcagcagcagcagcagcaacagcagcagccgCCTCACCACCAACACCAGCACCTCGCGTACGCGGCACCCGGCATGCCGGCCAGCGCGACCGACTTCGGCCCGCTCCAACTTGGCGGTGGCGGGGACGCGGAGGCGCGCGAGCCGGTCGCCCGGCACCAGCTGCACCAGCTCCACCAGCTCCACCAGCTGCACCTCCAGCAGCAGctgcaccagcaccagcacccgGCGCCCAGGGGctgcgcggcggcggcggccggggcgCCCGCGGGCGGCGCGGGGGCGCTCTCGGAGCTGCCCGGGTGCGCCGCGCTCCAGCCGCTGCACGGCGCGCCCCACCGCGGGCAGCCCTTGGAGCCGCTGCAACCGGGTCCtgcgccgctgccgccgcccgcgccctctgctctctgcccgcGGGACCCTCGCACCTCTGCCGCCTGCTCCGTGCCCTCTGCGCCCCCAGGGGCCGCCCCTCAGGCCgctgccgccccctccccgcccgcctccccagcccccgcctcctcccccgGCTTCTACCGGGGCGCATACCCGGCCCCCTCGGACTTTGGTGTGCACTGCAGCAGCCAGACCACCGTGCTGGACCTGGACACTCACGTGGTGACCACGGTGGAAAACGGCTACTTGCACCAGGACTGCTGCGCCTCCGCCCACTGCCCCTGCTGTGGCCAGGGCGCCCCGGGACCCGGCCTGGCATCCGCCGCCGGCTGCAAGCGCAAGTATTACCCTGGCCAGGAGGAGGACGACGACGACGAAGAGGACGCGGGCGACCTGGGGGCCGAGCCCCCCGGGGGCGCCCCGTTCACCCCCTGCAAGCGCGCCCGCTTCGAGGACTTCTGCCCGGACTCGTCCCCGGACGCGTCCAACATCTCAAACTTGATCTCCATCTTTGGCTCGGGCTTCACGGGGCTGGTGAGCCGACAGCCGGACTCCTCCGAGCAGCCGCCGCCGCTCAACGGGCAGCTGTGCGCCAAGCAGGCGCTCGCCAGCCTCGGCGCCTGGACTCGAGCCATTGTCGCCTTCTAG